Proteins found in one Homalodisca vitripennis isolate AUS2020 chromosome 4, UT_GWSS_2.1, whole genome shotgun sequence genomic segment:
- the LOC124360112 gene encoding U7 snRNA-associated Sm-like protein LSm10 — MTKQLGPREKFFALNGLVCLVQSLEGKYTTVDLRNESSVYGRIEDVDVFMNISMSAAVFINGKGEKYKFDNFFIQARNVRYVHIPDEVPIIGAIERQLGKIINPGRGKSFKEREKSFKVRRAAKKQQETLAMIGKMKEERLKKEREEKEKN, encoded by the exons ATGACAAAACAACTAGGACCAAGAGAAAAATTTTTTGCACTGAATGGGCTTGTTTGCCTTGTGCAATCCTTAGAAGGAAAATACACTACAGTAGATCTTCGAAATGAATCATCTGTTTATGGCAGAATTGAAGATGTTGATGT gtttATGAACATTAGTATGTCTGCTGCAGTTTTTATAAATGGTAAAGGAGAAAAATACAAGTTTGATAACTTTTTTATACAAGCAAGGAACGTTCGATATGTGCACATCCCCGACGAG gtgCCTATAATAGGTGCAATTGAACGACAGCTgggaaaaataataaatcctgGCCGAGGGAAAAGTTTTAAAGAAAGAGAGAAATCTTTTAAAGTGAGAAGAGCTGCCAAGAAACAACAAGAAACTCTGGCTATGATAGGAAAGATGAAAGAAGAGAGATTAAAAAAAGAACGTGAGGAAAAGGAAAAGaattag